CCTTCTCTAAACGTTCTCCAGGCACTCCCTGTGTTCGTGTGTCGCACTGAGAGTCGTTGAAGTAGTCAAACCAGTGGGGATGGCCGCGTGTCACACCTGGTCACACCACATTTCAGGCTCACTTGGTTTTGCACAACTCTGCAGGGTGTGTTGTTACGCATGTGTGAGTCATGAATCATCAGCACTTTCTTCTGTAATGATTAACTTGACCATATCACAAAGCCTTCCGCTCGAATCCAATGCACCTGCAGGATACCTGCATGCGTCATCCAGCTCTGTTGACATGAACATGATATTTAAAACCACGTGCATTAATGTGATTATTCTTGTTTGCAGGCCAGGGTGGTCACGCTTATCTGAAAGAATGGTTATGGTGGGCTGGTCTGCTATCAAGTAAGTACTGACAACAGAGTTAATGTGTAATGTGGTGCACACTCAGGTGGCTCGCTGCTTAAATGTCAAGTTAGTGCAAGGTTAAAATAGTAAAGCAAGACATAACTTTACCTCCTcacctttttaaaatcactttaTTAGTAAGTCGTGAAAAACAGACTGATTGAAATGATTTACTCAAAGTTAAAGAAAGTTGTCAATAACGTTCACTCAGTTTGAACCCTGACTCCTTTACGCCTTCTGACCTGCAATAACCCAACCCATGCTTACACTGGAGAGTATCTTTGTGTTTGCAGTTGCTGCAACACACCTAAACCTCAGGAGGTATCTCAGTGTTCCCGTCTCCTGTCCTTCATTTTGACGTACAAGTTATTCATCAAGTTATATCAGTTTGCAAACCTAAAGGAGGattcctgtgttttttaaacctgGGACCAAACTCCAAGGATAAAAATAGTGACTTCACCTTACACAACACAGAAGTTACAGATTTACTAATGACTCAGTCTGTTAGTTTGTGGGACTTTGGTGTTTAAAAAGACAAAGCACTGCACAGTTACTCAAAGAGACTGATTGGTGAAGGCAACCTCTAGTAAAGAGAATAAAGTCTGTGCACAAGTGTAGAAAACTGCCGTCTTTGAGAATCCATctgaggctggcttcaaaaaCCAAATAATTCCCTTTATGTTCTGTATGAAAACACAgaattcaacatgtttacagcctgatacagaAACAGCTTAGGGTGCATAGCTCAGCTATTAATACCtgcacattgtgtgtgtgtgtgtgtgtgtgtgtgtgtgtgtgtgtgtgtgtgtgtgtgtgtgtgtgtgtgtgtgtgtgtgtgtgtgtgtgtgtgtgtgtgtgtgtgtgtgtgtgtgtgatcagttaAAGGCTTGAAGTTGAACACATTTGCAAAATTAGGGGTGTGGtggagttgactgacaggtgagtgtGTTGTGGTTGTAAGCTGCAGGCCGAAAGCTCACAACAAAAACACCTCTCtgcaaaagttaggttgagtcagcagtTTTAATGTTGCACCCGTCAACGTCCGGCTTCAAAACATCTCAGAAACCAGTTTGTCACATCACAGagtcttccttcatgttttcccttttaacattttctattgAGTTTTCCATAAACTTCACCATAATACATTTTGTGTGATGCACACATTGCaggtaaacaaatacaaaaacatagaACAGCTTGCTGCAGTATTTTGGTTACAGGATTTAAGGTTGCCATTCCCCTCCCATGCCCCACCCCATCCTACCCCAGCCCTCCCTTCAACCCTAAGGCCCATATCTTACATATGAGATGATCTCATGTGTGGTCAAACTAACATTGCAAGAAATGCCAGACATAAATATATTGTGATGAGATAATATTGAAACATTGAACATATACTTGAGGAAGTAGGCAAAAGGGGAAGAAAGACAACACAttagtgaaaaataaataataataaataaacacccAAAAAATGTTGTCATCCATCCTTCAACTCTGCTACTGTTCATCTCTATTCAGAGGGACTTGTAAGCTGTCGTAATATTCTTAAAGGGGGTCCATGTCTTACCAAAATTGTGCAAAGAGCCTTTCAAggtgtatttaattttttcaagtTTAGGAAAATGCGTGGTGTCTCTAATCCATCTAGTGAAGCTGGGGGGTGATTGCACTGTCCAGGAAAGATGTATGAGACGCCTGACTATTAACTTATTTAACTGTTAACACTTCTTCCCTGTTTTAAGTCAAACAGCAACTCCAAGAAGAAGAggattgtttttgtcaatgaAGTTTGGTGgctatttctgtttttaaaaaaagttcatACCATAAAAAGTTCTGCAGAAATCTTCTCTGTGGGTTTGTCAGACGACTGATGTTAGAtgcattgtttattttaatgacaCGTGCACGGTAGGATTTTGTTGCAGCCATTACCTCCTGTtttgtgacatactgaagcagcatcagaactttttcttctttggtgcagagagtcaggaaataaaGGGAGAAGAGTGTGCGGGGTAGACATGCATCAAAGGGTCAAGGCTAGGAGTCTGTGTATCGGGAACCTGCTGAAGCAACGCCCCACAATGTctacatctttatttatttttttctatagaGGAGTCACTCAGATGCTAAAATCTGTCTAAATAACATAAAGTAGAAGTAATGGTGTCATTCTCTTTGATGTGTCTCATCGTCTCACAGTGGGAGCAGGTGAAGCAGCCAACTTTGCAGCATATGCCTTTGCTCCTGCGACTCTGGTCACCCCGCTGGGAGCTCTCAGTGTGCTCGTCAGGTATAGATGACTCACTGCATGGCATGAGCACTTGAAGCTTATCCAAACCTTCTCCTAATATTTGTAAATGGATTTGTGGACGTGGAGTCACCGTGGCTGACCTTAACTTTGGTTGCAGTGCGGTGCTGTCGTCGTACTTCCTGACGGAGCGGTTGAACCTGCATGGGAAGCTGGGCTGCCTGCTCAGCATCCTGGGCTCCACCACCATGGTGATTCACGCGCCGCAGGAAGAAGAGATCAGCAGTCTTGAAGACATGGCTAAGAAGCTGGTCGACCCAGGTACAGCACAAATGAAAAACATAgatatgtctttttttaaaaggtgttcCTCCTGTTCTCACTTCATACCGTTTTTATAAGGAATTAGGAAACAGAGTGAAAGACGAGACGATGTAGGACGGGCCAATAAAACGCCTCCATAAGGgattttgattaaaaatgtttgacgATGAGGAACTTATTGACTCAGTGTGGTATCAGCCAGTGCCAGAAATAGCAACAACAGCCTGCGTCTCTTTTGCCTGCACATGAAGTACACGCCTGTTTCTCACTGCACAGCTTTATGGGAGCTGCAGAAAGTCGATGTCTTCTGTCAGAGAGAAACCAAAAAGTGAAACCTCGAGGGTGAGAGTGACGGTGAAAGAGAACACCTGTTATCCTCCAGGGATGAGGGAACTCTTGAGATATTAGTAGTGACATGACAGGAGGTATGTGGACAGTATCAGCTCTGCTAGCAGCAGACATCTCATCTGGCAAAGAGCATTTTAGAGACACGGATTTAGTGTTCCAGTGAATTTAATTAGATGTCTGGTTTTGAAACAGAGGAGACGTCTGTTGACAATACAACTACTGCTTCAACCCTTCTGAGTGACTGAACACAGAAGGAATCTTACTGTTGAGCTGATGTAGGATGTTGGTTGGTATGTAGCTCCCAAACATGCTGCGTTCAGTCGAGCCCTTCATAGACAAAGcttcttctgttttattgtgaCCTTTTACTCAGTTATGGAGAGACAGAAGTGTGGAGAGAgtaggagacagagagagagagagagacatggggTGCACGGTTTGATTGCTTAGCCAAACCTGGGgacagatttattttaatgcTATACTCCTTAGAAATGCACCAATGTATCAGTTGAACATCAGCATAGGCAGAAATGTATGCAAAATATTAATTtagttattttaagttattttctgatgtttatctgttgtgGTTCAACAATGTAATATTGGCAAGTTACTATATAGCTGCTGATTTAGAGGGGAGGGTTTGTATTGGGTAGAAGAAGTCACCTGCtgtacatacactaccagtcaacagtttgtaaacaccttctcattgaagggtttgtatttattgtaatgattgtaaacactgtagattaatactgaagacatcaaaactatgaaagaacatatatggaattattgaatgaaccaaaaagtgttaaacaaagcagaatctgttttatattttagattctgtaaagtagccccctttttccttcatgacagctttgcacactcttggtattctctcagtctacttcatgaagtggtctcctggaatggtttctaatgaacatgagccttgtcaagagttcatttgtagaatgacttgccttcttaatgtgtttgagaccatcagttgtgttgttcagaggtagggttagtacaaaatggatagtcctatttgactactgttgtaatccagattatggtaaaaccagattatttcatagttttgatgtcttcagtattaatctacaatgttgaaaataattaaaataaataaagaccattgaatgagaaggtgtgaacaaactttggactggtagtgtactcTGATTAGTTTTCATGGTGGGAGTATTACACCGTCTTGGAGAAAGATCAGCTACATGCAGTTTGTAAGGCGTGCTTCTGTGACATCTTAAGAGGAGGGATGAGGAAGGATAACAGTTTGAATACTTAACATCTCATAGATTAtatacaaactaaaaaaaacaaagatattaAGAGAAGTGATgcataaaaaaatctgttttggaATCAGCTATCGGTTaaattgtcatttttaacaTGGGTATCGGTATCAGGTCTGATTTTCACAATCCTGCATCTCTAATATTACTCTATGAAATGTGTCCTGGTTTCAATACACTTTTAAATGATGTGATAGAAACCTTAATTTTAGGATGTACTGTTTCCTGAGAGGCTGCTTTATCTCAGCAGTTAAAGCACATATGCTCcaaacatacagaggctactgtCTTTGCCTCAATAACTGCCTGCTACACATCATCCTCCCATCATTCAGCTCTGACATTTTCCATCTCTCTTTATGCAAATGATGGTTAAATCATCCCAAAATAAAACTCTATAAGAAAGAAATATCAACTGTATTCCTAACTTTAGTAAAAAAGAAGCTTCCTCAGACCTCCTCACTCTTTAAGGTGGCAGCATCGTGGAGTTATTTAGTGTTAGAAATGTGCAGGTGCTTGTCTTCCTCCCTTTAAGTCATAATAAGGCTCTTCATGTTAAACGTCACTCTCCTTCTCAGGGTTCTTCGTCTTTGCCACCCTCGTCATCATCGTGGCCTTGATCTTCATATTCGTTGTGGGTCCTCGCCACGGTCAGACCAACATCCTGGTCTACATCACCATCTGCTCTGTGATCGGGGCGCTCTCCGTGTCCTGTGTCAAAGGACTGGGCATCGCCATCAAAGAAGCGATCGCGGGGAAGAGCGTGGTGAGGAACCCCCTGGCGTGGATCTTACTGTTGGGTCTCATTGCCTGTGTGAGCACGCAGATCAACTACCTGAACAAAGCCCTGGACATTTTCAACACCTCGCTGGTGACGCCCATCTACTACGTGTTCTTCACCACGTCCGTACTCAGCTGCTCCGCCATCCTCTTCAAGGAGTGGGGTCACATGGGCACGGACGACGTGATCGGCACCCTCAGCGGCTTCCTCACCATCATCGTGGGGATCTTCCTGCtccacgccttcaaagacgtTAGCGTGAGCTTAGCCACTCTCGCTGTGTCCATCAGGAAGGAGGAGCGAGCAGCTAACGGGTCGGCGCCTCACAGCACGTACGAACTGCTACACAACGAGTCCACCGGGGACATGGAGGACAGAGAGATGGGTTTGCCTTTTGATAGTGTCTCCAGAAGAAATGGTGCGATGAGCTCCTCTTTGGACCATTAGGGAACTCTTTAAGTGACTCACGTACCATGGCATAGTTCTGGTGTCTGAAACAATAAGACAATCAGCTGTTTGGGGACTGGGACAGACCAGTggattgtatttattgttttaatttgccTTACTTTTCTCAGAATATGACGCGGTCATGTTGAGTTACAGTTAgaactttctttcattcctctgtAGCGCTGTAAATATGAGTTTTTTAAGACCTGTTTTGTTATATGTACATGCATATCCATGCACTGACTTACTTTCTATAAATCAAAAggttttaatatatattctatatGAAGTCCTGCTGAcaatgaacacatttaacatgatTGAGTTTTTTTTCGTGATACTTGAAAGTAACGATTTCTTTTGGAGGAACTTTTTTTTGTAGAGTTTACATAAAAAGCTCTTCAGACGAACCAACAGATTTGTTACatatttattgaattaaaatgattaaaacgTTTGAAACACAAGGCACAGTGAATAAATGCTTAACATGAGTGTGTTACTTTTCCTTTAAAATGCTTAGCATGCACGttcaaaaatatagaaaatacagATTTACCTCCACCCGGGCTTAAAATACGTCGCTGCTCACCCTTGTTTTCCACCACTGCACACCCTTAAATACTCATCTGATAAAACTAATTTCCCCTACAGCTGGAAGTATAAAACATGTCGTCCAAAAACGTCTATTCATTTCAGATAAGGCACAAGTGAATACAAAAAATCGGACAAAAAGTGGACAAACTGCCGCGCATTTAATGGTCCTCTGCTTCTAGAGACCTGCAGTAAGTGGGTAGGAATATTCTAGATAGTGTGGTAATGCTGACAGTGTTTGGAACTTCATGCTGGTCCACGGTTTAAACGGTGACCGCAGCCCCTCAGCTGCTGGCCAGCGACTGGTGTATGGGTGGCTGGAAGCATCGGACGTGTTCCACCGGCATGTTCTCTCCGTCTCCAGACTTCAGGTACTTGTTCAGGATGGCAAAGATCTCGTTGTTCAGGACCTGGAATTTACGGATTCTGTCGACCATCTTCTTCAGAGGCTAAAAGGAGGAAAACAGAACCACTCAGGATGtgaataaagaacaaaacttCCACCCTCTAAGGAGCAGTGTGAAGGAGATCAGCGGCCTTTAGTGATGAGGTTGCAGATTGAACTTGATGACCCCTAGTGGGGCCATGTTTAAGAGACGGAGAGAATCATTCCTTTCAATgatttggaaaataaataacacagcATTTTCTCAAGTTGCTGTTCCCAGTTTTATAATCAGATTGAAAGCATCTGAACGTGATGACAGGTCCACAGATGATACTAACGCTTCTCCTCGTCTCTGAACTCACCACACTCTTGATGACCTCGTCCTTGCCGTCGTGTTTCTGCACCTTGAGGAGATGGTAGCTGAAGTCCAGGATGTCAAAGCGTCTCTGTTGTCCTAGCAGAGCGATGATCATGCAGCCGGCCCAGTGCAGCCCGTCTCCGAAGCACTGCCTGAAACACAGGGACGTGGTGTGTGAGTACAGGTACAGGTGTGGCACTTTGAAATCACACAGGGTGAGAGGACGAGTGAACGGCTGCACTCACTCCACTGTGAACTCGTGAGCTCCCACGGGGATGCAGTACACAAACTGCATGGCACTCCACAGACGGTGGAACTCCACACACTCGTCCACATGCATCACGCCATTGCTGGGCAGCGGGCCACGCCAGATGGGGTCGTCCAGGAAGCCTCGCACGCGAGTGAGGATGACCTCGAACATGGACAGACCGCAGCACAGCCTCTCTTTGGTCAGCAGGTCGCCTTCACGAGCGATGGCGATTTGCTGAAAGGATGAAATGGTTGTAGGAAAAAATAATGAAGTGCTGTGTGATTTCAAATCTTTGACTTCAGCGACAGATTTTCTGCTGTGAGAGATTAATGACAACTTCCTGATACAGAGTGTCAGACCGGTCGTACCTGTGGGGTGCCGAGGCGCTCGATGAGAGGGACCATGTGCAGGGCCGTGTACTTGGCCTCCAGACGCTTCATCTTGGCATCGAGGCGCTCtccctctgcacacacagaggaagaaaaatgatAGGAGAATAAATCAGGTGATGACTTTCATCTTCTGGTTGTCAAAGTATCGTGTTTAAAACTGAACTGTGTTTGAGCCACTTGCACGTTTCACGTCCTGCTGAGTTAAGCACCTCAAAGAAATATCAGATGTAGCAGCTCTGTATAAGCTGTGTCTGAAGTTAGGGTGTAGTTACCTTTGACATGGACTCTGGGCAAGATGTTTTGGAATGGAGCGGCATGAAGCAAATCACAGACTTCTTCCTGTGACTGAAGGAGAGGTACATCAGATCACCGACATGCAggtaaaacatgtttgataagGTGTGACATATATCTGAGTTGCTTCCTGAATCTTTTGATGGAGATCCGTACCAGACTCTGCTCGCTCAGCAGACAGAACAGTAAGGCGTTTCCCACTTCTCTCAGGTTCTGgaaacaaactgtcttcagcTCAGCGTACTCCACGATGTCCTTCAGCTGGTGGTGGAAGAACTCCAGGATACCTGAGTAACAGATACAGATTAAACCTCTGCTCTCTCACCTCACACCACTCAGAACATAACAGCTATACACCGCACTAAGTGGACCAAGCTCAGACTTTCCCCGAATTGACCCTGATATAAATCCTTTGTGTGACAGATGTAAACAACAACCCGCCTCACTGATTCACATGCTTTGGTCCTGCTCAGCCTGAAAAAATGACTGGTCTCATGTTTTTTATTCCTTCAAGAGCATTTAAGTGTCCCTACAAAACAACTCCACTAGTTGCACTTTTGGGGTACTTCCTCAGGGATGGTCCTCCCAaaaacccaaactgtttttatgGCCTTCTTCTCTTTATTAGCCAGatgtcagattttattttgctgGATGTCTGCCTCCCCTCCATCCTGTGAGGACTGAGGTCAGGGATGCTCTTTATTTTAGCAGACTCGGATAGATCAAACATACTCTGCGCGGATCCAAGAtccaattttttaaaagtatggCGGCCTTCCTTTGACCTTATTAAAACCCTGCAGTTCAAGGATGCACCTCAATAAAGCCGGTTGTAGATTttgagatttttctttttcaatcgactatttctttatttgatccTTTGAGGCTTTGAGTCCCCTCTATAGTACGACACCTTTATTCAAAGAAGAACAGGTTCTGTTGTTCTCATTGTAGATTATCACATGtggtgtgtttttaatttcatttctcagtttgtttttggtattataataatactcattattgtttatttatttatttattgaatataTATCATGTTTTAACCGTTTccacatttgtttttgaaatattaacatatttatcttattgtagtttccatattatttatttatcttttactttaaattattatcatttattattattggttgctttttcattcattcactttttgtgttttctcaaacaaaaaacatcacttgctgtaattgtttacattgatcttttgtatgtaatgtgtaaacattcaaatgaacagatttttgaaatagataaataaagaagttAACAGCAGCAGACATCAGTAATGAGCACATGCAGCCGGTCTTTAATGCTGCTTTAGTGGCATCATGGCTGTTTGTCTTGGAAGAGTGGTGTAAGCGGGCGTCTGTAGAATGAAGGCGATCACTTCCTGCTAAACAAACACCGCTCTTCCTGTTCCTCTGACTCATGCAGGTTTGTTGCCAGCTTATTTGTTTGAGCAGGTGTTTTCACACACGATGATTTGAATAACAATCACTCTGATGTCCCTCACACTTTGAAGCTTCAGGATAGCTCCCTGTGAGAGGTTAAAGTTAGGTAACCTCctgactcaaacacacatttagtgACTATTTATTTCTCTGGTTTGGGACCAGGTCTTCATGAAGGTATGTACAATCTCTGATGTACAAGTCAAGGCTTGGCTACTCCAGGTATTTCCTTTCATCATGTACAGATGAGAGATCTTCAGTTACCTGGTGAACCGTACTCGTGACGGGGGAGTCTGCAGATCTTGGGCATCACCTCCATCAGGGTCTTCACATACTGCATGATGGTGCCCTGAAGCTGTTCAGGATCAGATGAGCAGACACGTTTCAGTGAAAGAgaagacacagacagaaaactcatcaaaCGTTAACTTGGCCTCAGTGTTTCTCACCAGGCTTTTGACGAccttcagcagctcctccaTGACCACAGCGATGCCCTGATAGCCCAGCAGTCTGCACATGACCTTGATGTGCGGGGGACCCACAAAGTTCCTGTAGGTACTAAATATGCTGCTGTACGCCAGGTTCAGGGTCTACGTACGAAGGAAAGACAAGGGATGTTATTTCAACACTTCATCAGCAACAAAAAGTCTGAGTAACTGTATCATAAACAGAAAATCCACTTCCATGGGCCCTTCAACAGCTTAGATTTGTAAGCTGAGCGTCCCCTGAGGCTGCAAAGCTTATAAAAACCACACAATACTAAGCGTCTGCAGAATGCACAGAGGAAAATCTATCAGACGTAAATGCAGAGTTGTGCAAACAGCTCTGAAAGACAATAAACAAGGACAGCGATGCTTTGAGTTCAATACAGGAATAAGAATGCTGATATTTTCtgtcatatttcatatttgacCTGCAGATACAAACCGGATTCATGTGGAATAACCTTTATTAAACAGTCTATATTGAATATATAATACTTCATTGAATATTTAATATGGTTTGTGTTAGTTTGAAAAGAAGTCATCAAAAGCTTGAATTCACTTTCTTTAACCTCATATTGGCGGTGCTTGACTTAACTGTAGGATCACAGTACTGAGGCAGCAGAGAACATCTACCTGAGGTGAGGAGTAGCCTATGAGTCCACCATTAACAACTCAACTCTTAGAGCAGACTCTTGTAAGCCAGAATGCTACTACGAAGAGCCGTTTGGGAGCCGAAGAGCCGGATAGTCCTTAGTCAAATGACCTGATCACTAAAAAGAGGCGTGTCCCATCATTGGGAGCATCTATTGGGGTTGTAGATTAGAAGTCATCTGTGGATTTAAATGgatgtaatgtttttattattatttcactgGATGTAGAAACCCTTTCTGTTGGGAGCCGTTAGACTTTCAACAAGTTTTAATGTTAATGCTAACTGTTCATTTTAAACCGAGTTAAAGGACTGTCATTGAAGCTAACGTCTTTGTTAACGGATCAACGGTTAATGGTTCAACATTTATGATCAACTGTTCCCACCTCTGTGAAGCCTGGTTGGCGTTAGAGCAATGTTCAGGATCACCAAGGTCAAAGCAAGTCCTCCTTTGAGATCCCTGAGAGGATATATGAGAGCTAAAAGCAATCGGAGGATTTCAGTCTGGATAAAAGCGACCTCCCTAGATCTAAACCAGTACTCTGGCTTTTAAAAACTGGTCCTGCAGAAGAtcaccaaaaaaacaacaaacagatcgCTACAGTTTTTCTGAGAAAAGACGTCCTCTCATGCTCAATGTATCAACAAGCAGCTAAAGTCAACAATAGATGTATAACATGCAGTCATAGATGGGTAAAGAGGATATAGGATAGAACGTAGTCAGGGAAACATGAGGAgacatcctctggggaccatgaagaTCCACATGACAATCTGGCTGCTTGTGGAGAGATTTTGCTGCTGGACAGATGGAACGAACCccacccaccccccaccccctgtCCAATACCCTGCTGTGATATATCCAAGAATCCATAGCATGGAAAGAAGTGAAGgtgtcaaagaaagaaagaaatgcagtCACTCCAGAGTCTGCAGTCAAACACGCAAGGAAACATAGAAACAAAGTCAGAGCAGCCGAATTCACGTCCACTGAAAGGTGTAGATTTGAAACTGATGTTAAACTGTTCTTATTccaacatccacagcagcagatttCAGCCccctctcccttctctcccccctctctctccccctcggTTGGCACAGATTTGACGCCGCTGCTGCTCTAATCCAGCATCTCTCTCACTTCtgtggcagcagcagagacGAGGTCAGAGATCCCTGGTCCACTCCAGAGCCAGCAGCCTTCAGCGTGAAGGAGTACATGCTAACATGACTACATAGGACCAGAGGAGCGTGTgtgaacaaacaaagacagataaacGGTTGGGTTAAACAGATGCTGACACTCTTTTCTGGTGAGTATTctttatttcaatgtttttatcaatgaacactTTCAATCTTCAGATAAAGGATGTTTGCATATAGACCCAACCATTTCTAACACATCACAGCTGATGTGATATAAACGTATGACAGGATGCACGTAACAGGT
The genomic region above belongs to Notolabrus celidotus isolate fNotCel1 chromosome 2, fNotCel1.pri, whole genome shotgun sequence and contains:
- the nipa2 gene encoding magnesium transporter NIPA2 → MGQDRGKYDFYIGLGLAISSSIFIGGSFILKKKGLLRLARKGSMRAGQGGHAYLKEWLWWAGLLSMGAGEAANFAAYAFAPATLVTPLGALSVLVSAVLSSYFLTERLNLHGKLGCLLSILGSTTMVIHAPQEEEISSLEDMAKKLVDPGFFVFATLVIIVALIFIFVVGPRHGQTNILVYITICSVIGALSVSCVKGLGIAIKEAIAGKSVVRNPLAWILLLGLIACVSTQINYLNKALDIFNTSLVTPIYYVFFTTSVLSCSAILFKEWGHMGTDDVIGTLSGFLTIIVGIFLLHAFKDVSVSLATLAVSIRKEERAANGSAPHSTYELLHNESTGDMEDREMGLPFDSVSRRNGAMSSSLDH